A genomic segment from Nocardia cyriacigeorgica GUH-2 encodes:
- the rsmA gene encoding 16S rRNA (adenine(1518)-N(6)/adenine(1519)-N(6))-dimethyltransferase RsmA, with translation MSDAEISARGSAALLGPAEVRALAERLGVRPTKQLGQNFVHDANTVRRIVAAAGVGRDDTVLEVGPGLGSLTLALLDVVDSVVAVEIDPVLAKHLPVTVADRAPELSANLTVVEADALRVRAGDLPAAPTALVANLPYNVAVPVLLHLLAELPSITTSLVMVQAEVADRLSATPGGRIYGVPSVKAGFFGTVRRAGAVGRQVFWPVPQVESGLVRIDRFTEPPWPMDAEHRAKVFAVVDAAFAQRRKTLRAALSGWAGSPAEAERRLTAAGIDPTARGETLDTAAFVRLAAQG, from the coding sequence GTGTCCGATGCCGAAATCTCCGCCCGCGGAAGTGCCGCGCTGCTGGGTCCCGCCGAAGTGCGGGCGCTGGCCGAACGGCTCGGTGTGCGGCCGACCAAACAGCTCGGGCAGAACTTCGTGCACGACGCGAATACCGTGCGGCGCATCGTCGCCGCGGCCGGAGTGGGGCGTGACGATACGGTGCTCGAGGTCGGGCCCGGCCTCGGTTCGCTGACGTTGGCGCTGCTCGACGTGGTCGATTCGGTGGTGGCGGTCGAGATCGATCCGGTGCTGGCGAAGCATCTGCCGGTCACCGTCGCCGATCGGGCACCGGAGTTGAGCGCGAACCTCACCGTCGTCGAGGCCGATGCCTTGCGTGTGCGGGCCGGTGATCTGCCCGCCGCGCCGACGGCCCTGGTGGCCAATCTCCCGTACAACGTGGCGGTGCCCGTCCTTCTGCACCTGCTGGCCGAACTGCCGAGCATCACCACCTCGCTGGTGATGGTGCAGGCCGAGGTGGCCGACAGGCTGTCGGCGACTCCCGGCGGACGCATCTACGGCGTGCCGAGCGTGAAGGCCGGCTTCTTCGGCACCGTCCGCCGCGCCGGTGCCGTCGGCCGTCAGGTGTTCTGGCCGGTACCGCAGGTGGAATCGGGCCTGGTGCGCATCGACCGCTTCACCGAACCGCCGTGGCCGATGGACGCCGAGCACCGCGCGAAGGTGTTCGCCGTGGTGGACGCGGCGTTCGCGCAACGCCGGAAGACGTTGCGGGCGGCGCTGTCCGGATGGGCGGGCTCGCCCGCGGAAGCCGAGCGCCGACTGACGGCGGCGGGCATCGATCCGACGGCACGCGGGGAGACGCTCGATACCGCGGCATTCGTCCGGTTGGCAGCTCAGGGCTGA
- a CDS encoding alpha/beta fold hydrolase, with protein sequence MNLLHAAARTTLAVAVSAAAVLATAQAPATAAPAGSVISVTAQPDGWHGVSGGSVVEYWMSGSDGTPRPASGALLLPEGTPPPGGWPIIAYDHGTSGLGMGCGGMSTPKTAPFPRLQDRQDQLLRRLVAQGFAVVAPDYLGLGTFDTGPHPYLELRTEATATIDMIRAVRATHPELSSTWAAFGISQGGQAALGTGHLQSTYAPELDFRGTIAVDPESDVEKLLPLAGPNIPELPVVDDALSFVVSILAGLREARPDIAVDQYLTPLGRTVLDEVGDMCLDRIIERVDGLSIGELLARPLSEEPMRTALTDYMAVPVRGYDAPILMLANATDTVVPSPLHAALIAQLAANGVDFRTVIGTGEHGQVDEQMWAAIDAFLAGMKG encoded by the coding sequence ATGAATCTGCTGCACGCCGCCGCGCGGACGACGCTCGCCGTCGCCGTGTCGGCCGCCGCCGTGCTCGCCACCGCGCAGGCCCCGGCCACGGCCGCCCCGGCCGGATCGGTGATCTCGGTGACCGCCCAGCCCGACGGCTGGCACGGCGTCAGCGGCGGCTCGGTCGTCGAATACTGGATGAGCGGCTCGGACGGCACCCCGCGCCCGGCCAGCGGCGCGCTGCTGCTCCCGGAGGGCACCCCGCCGCCCGGCGGCTGGCCGATCATCGCCTACGACCACGGCACCAGCGGCCTCGGCATGGGCTGCGGTGGCATGTCCACCCCGAAGACCGCGCCGTTCCCCCGGCTGCAAGACCGTCAGGATCAGCTGCTGCGGCGGCTCGTGGCGCAGGGCTTCGCCGTGGTCGCGCCGGACTACCTCGGCCTCGGCACCTTCGACACCGGCCCGCACCCCTACCTGGAACTGCGCACCGAGGCCACCGCGACCATCGACATGATCCGCGCGGTCCGCGCCACCCACCCCGAACTGTCGTCCACGTGGGCCGCTTTCGGCATTTCGCAGGGCGGACAGGCGGCGCTGGGCACCGGCCACCTTCAGTCCACGTATGCGCCGGAGCTGGATTTCCGCGGCACCATCGCCGTCGACCCGGAATCGGATGTGGAGAAGCTGCTGCCGCTGGCCGGGCCGAACATCCCGGAGCTGCCGGTGGTGGACGACGCGCTGAGCTTCGTCGTCAGCATCCTCGCCGGCCTGCGCGAGGCCCGGCCCGATATCGCCGTCGACCAGTACCTCACCCCGCTGGGCCGCACGGTGCTGGATGAAGTCGGCGATATGTGCCTGGACCGGATCATCGAACGGGTCGACGGTCTGAGCATCGGTGAGCTGCTGGCCCGCCCGCTGTCGGAGGAACCCATGCGTACCGCGTTGACCGACTACATGGCGGTCCCGGTGCGCGGCTACGACGCGCCGATCCTGATGCTGGCCAACGCGACCGACACCGTGGTGCCCTCGCCCCTGCACGCCGCCCTGATCGCGCAGCTGGCCGCGAACGGGGTCGACTTCCGGACGGTGATCGGGACCGGTGAGCACGGTCAGGTCGATGAGCAGATGTGGGCGGCGATCGATGCGTTCCTCGCGGGGATGAAGGGCTGA
- a CDS encoding resuscitation-promoting factor has translation MSPFARINSSRSPLLYTAIAALLMILIVGAAMAIVNRKTVTVVVDGAKSTQTSMSRDVRGVLKDAGYQVSERDKVTPAPDAAVSDGATITLDRGREIELTLDGHTERVWTTARTAGAALEEWGIVADAYVHRGRSQELALDGGALTVATPRTVSLVDGTAAPQQLRLAAPTVGELLALAGAPLREHDVVEPSADTRLADGMRIAVTRKQLETRTETLPLAPPENVIEDPTMNMSRTVVENPGVPGVHDVTFEVTLVNGTEVARREISSEVTVPAQPRTVRKGAKPGTEVPPVQNGDIWDALAKCEAGGNWKINTGNGYYGGIQFDQSTWERQGGLKYAPRADLATREEQIAIAEVTRAKQGWGAWPSCTSRLGLS, from the coding sequence ATGTCCCCATTCGCGAGGATCAACTCGTCTCGGTCGCCGTTGTTGTACACGGCGATCGCGGCGCTGCTGATGATTTTGATCGTCGGCGCCGCCATGGCGATCGTGAACCGCAAAACCGTCACCGTCGTGGTCGACGGCGCGAAATCCACGCAGACCTCCATGTCGCGTGATGTGCGCGGAGTGCTGAAGGACGCCGGCTACCAGGTGAGTGAGCGCGACAAGGTCACCCCCGCGCCCGACGCCGCGGTCAGCGACGGCGCCACCATCACCCTCGACCGGGGCCGGGAGATCGAACTGACCCTCGACGGTCACACCGAACGGGTCTGGACCACCGCCCGCACCGCGGGCGCGGCGCTGGAGGAATGGGGCATCGTCGCCGACGCCTACGTCCATCGCGGCCGCAGCCAGGAGCTGGCCCTCGACGGTGGCGCGCTCACCGTCGCCACACCGCGCACGGTCTCGCTGGTCGACGGCACCGCCGCCCCGCAGCAGCTGCGACTGGCCGCGCCGACGGTCGGCGAACTGCTCGCCCTCGCCGGTGCCCCGCTGCGCGAGCACGACGTCGTCGAACCGTCCGCCGACACCCGCTTGGCCGACGGCATGCGCATCGCGGTGACCCGCAAGCAGCTCGAAACCCGCACCGAGACGCTGCCGCTGGCGCCGCCGGAGAACGTCATCGAAGACCCCACCATGAACATGAGCCGCACCGTGGTGGAGAACCCGGGTGTGCCCGGCGTGCACGACGTCACCTTCGAGGTCACCCTGGTCAACGGCACCGAGGTGGCGCGCCGGGAGATCTCCTCCGAGGTCACGGTGCCCGCCCAGCCGCGCACCGTCCGCAAGGGCGCCAAGCCCGGCACCGAGGTGCCGCCGGTGCAGAACGGCGACATCTGGGACGCGCTGGCCAAATGCGAGGCCGGCGGCAACTGGAAGATCAACACCGGCAACGGGTACTACGGCGGCATCCAGTTCGACCAGAGCACCTGGGAGCGCCAGGGCGGGCTCAAGTACGCGCCCCGCGCCGACCTCGCCACCCGCGAAGAGCAGATCGCCATCGCCGAGGTGACCCGCGCCAAGCAGGGCTGGGGCGCCTGGCCGTCCTGCACCAGTCGTCTGGGCCTGAGCTAG
- a CDS encoding TatD family hydrolase, translating into MSAKRPAPDAPEPLAPLVDAHTHLDACGASDAASVKVVVDRAAAVGVGQVVTVADDLAAAQWAVRAAHWDERVYAAVALHPTRANALDDAAKAELERLAADPRVVAIGETGLDYYWPGKLDGCADIETQVEGFRWHIDLAKRTGKPLMIHNREADHDLLTVLLDEGAPETVIFHCFSSDTNMALACVAEGYLLSFSGTVSFKNAHELREAAKVVPDELVLVETDAPYLTPHPFRGAPNEPYCLPYTMRALAEVRGQDPAELAEISTANARRVYRF; encoded by the coding sequence ATGAGCGCCAAGCGACCCGCCCCCGACGCGCCCGAACCGCTGGCGCCGCTGGTCGACGCGCACACCCATTTGGATGCCTGCGGTGCGAGTGATGCCGCGTCGGTGAAGGTGGTGGTGGACCGGGCGGCCGCGGTCGGCGTCGGGCAGGTGGTGACCGTCGCCGACGATCTCGCCGCCGCGCAGTGGGCGGTGCGGGCCGCACACTGGGACGAGCGGGTCTACGCCGCGGTCGCGCTGCACCCGACCCGCGCCAACGCCCTCGACGACGCCGCCAAGGCCGAGCTCGAGCGGCTGGCCGCCGACCCGCGCGTGGTCGCCATCGGTGAGACCGGTCTGGACTACTACTGGCCCGGCAAGCTGGACGGCTGCGCCGATATCGAAACCCAGGTCGAGGGCTTCCGCTGGCATATCGACCTGGCCAAACGCACCGGCAAACCGCTGATGATCCACAACCGGGAAGCCGACCACGACCTGCTCACCGTGCTGCTGGACGAGGGCGCGCCGGAGACGGTGATCTTCCACTGCTTCTCCTCCGACACGAACATGGCGCTGGCCTGCGTGGCCGAGGGCTACCTGCTCAGCTTCTCCGGGACGGTCAGCTTCAAGAACGCCCATGAGCTGCGCGAGGCCGCCAAGGTGGTGCCCGACGAGCTGGTGCTGGTGGAGACCGACGCGCCGTACCTGACGCCGCATCCGTTCCGCGGCGCGCCCAACGAGCCGTACTGCCTGCCGTACACGATGCGGGCCCTGGCCGAAGTGCGTGGTCAGGATCCCGCCGAATTGGCCGAAATCAGCACCGCGAATGCGCGCCGGGTTTACCGATTCTGA
- the metG gene encoding methionine--tRNA ligase, with amino-acid sequence MMSERSERNFYITTAIAYPNGAPHIGHAYEYISSDAIARFKRLDGYDVFFMTGTDEHGQKMQQAAATEGIPVEELAARNSDVFEQLHKALDISFDRFIRTTDADHEVASVAIWERMLEAGDIYLDNYSGWYSVRDEAFYTEEETTLLDDGSRVSTETQTPVEWTEESNFFFRLSKYQDKLLELYETHPEFIAPATRRNEIVSYVKAGLKDLSISRTTFDWGIPVPGHPDHVMYVWVDALTNYLTGVGFPDTESAAFQRFWPADVHIIGKDITRFHTVYWPAFLMSAGVQLPKRVFVHGFLYNKGEKMSKSVGNVIDPLALIDTYGLDALRFFLLREISYGQDGSYSHEAIVGRINADLANEFGNLVQRSLTMVAKNCDAMVPTPGEFTDEDRALLDRANGLLERCRAEFDAQQLHLALEAIWLTLGETNRYFSAQAPWALRKSGTEEDLARMATVLYVTLEVVRIVAILVQPVMPGSAAKILDLLAVQDRTFADIATPLVPGVALPAPEPVYPRYVEPKD; translated from the coding sequence ATGATGAGCGAGCGCAGCGAGCGAAACTTCTACATCACCACGGCCATCGCGTATCCGAACGGTGCGCCGCATATCGGGCACGCCTACGAGTACATCTCGTCGGACGCCATCGCCCGGTTCAAGCGCCTCGACGGCTACGACGTGTTCTTCATGACCGGCACCGACGAGCACGGCCAGAAGATGCAGCAGGCCGCGGCCACCGAGGGCATCCCGGTGGAGGAGCTCGCGGCGCGCAACTCGGATGTGTTCGAGCAGCTGCACAAGGCCCTCGACATCTCCTTCGACCGGTTCATCCGCACCACCGATGCCGACCACGAGGTGGCCAGCGTCGCGATCTGGGAGCGGATGCTCGAGGCCGGCGATATCTACCTCGACAACTACTCCGGCTGGTACTCGGTGCGCGACGAGGCGTTCTACACCGAGGAGGAGACCACGCTGCTCGACGACGGCAGTCGCGTCTCCACCGAAACCCAGACGCCGGTGGAGTGGACCGAGGAGTCCAACTTCTTCTTCCGGCTGTCGAAGTACCAGGACAAGCTGCTCGAGCTGTACGAGACGCATCCGGAGTTCATCGCGCCGGCCACCCGCCGCAACGAGATCGTCAGCTATGTCAAGGCGGGGCTGAAGGATCTGTCGATCTCGCGCACCACCTTCGACTGGGGTATTCCGGTGCCCGGCCATCCCGATCACGTGATGTACGTGTGGGTGGACGCGCTCACCAACTACCTCACCGGCGTCGGCTTCCCCGACACCGAATCGGCGGCGTTCCAGCGCTTCTGGCCCGCCGACGTGCACATCATCGGCAAGGACATCACCCGCTTCCACACCGTGTACTGGCCGGCGTTCTTGATGTCGGCGGGTGTGCAGTTGCCCAAACGCGTGTTCGTGCACGGGTTCCTGTACAACAAGGGCGAGAAGATGTCGAAGTCGGTCGGCAATGTGATCGACCCGCTGGCGCTGATCGACACCTACGGCCTGGACGCACTGCGCTTCTTCCTGCTGCGCGAGATCTCCTACGGCCAGGACGGCAGCTACAGCCACGAGGCGATCGTCGGCCGGATCAATGCCGACCTGGCCAACGAGTTCGGCAATCTGGTGCAGCGCAGCCTGACCATGGTCGCCAAGAACTGCGATGCCATGGTGCCCACGCCGGGCGAGTTCACCGACGAAGACCGCGCCCTGCTCGACCGGGCCAACGGCCTGCTGGAGCGCTGCCGGGCCGAATTCGACGCCCAGCAGCTGCATCTGGCGCTGGAGGCGATCTGGCTGACCCTCGGTGAGACCAACCGCTACTTCTCCGCGCAGGCGCCGTGGGCGTTGCGCAAGTCCGGCACCGAGGAAGATCTGGCCCGGATGGCGACGGTGCTGTACGTGACCCTCGAGGTCGTGCGCATCGTCGCCATCCTGGTCCAGCCGGTGATGCCCGGTTCGGCGGCCAAGATCCTCGATCTGCTGGCGGTGCAGGACCGGACCTTCGCCGATATCGCGACGCCGCTGGTGCCCGGGGTGGCGCTGCCCGCGCCGGAGCCGGTGTACCCGCGTTACGTCGAGCCGAAGGACTGA
- a CDS encoding isocitrate lyase/PEP mutase family protein — translation MTSLEHKAKELLALHRPGDPVVLPTVWDAWSANLAVEAGFAALTMGSHPVADSVGRADGEGMSFDELLARVRQVTGAVDVPVSVDIESGYGLEPAQLIEGLLGAGAVGLNIEDTVHGEGGRLRGAEEHADFVRGLRQFADAAGVHVVVNARTDLFLRKVGEEADRMDRAIERLRLAADAGADVLYPVGRHSDADMRRLTSELPLPVNAIGLPAEADKVLFADQGVARISFGPYLQYALAAEAKRLLARWV, via the coding sequence ATGACCTCTCTCGAGCACAAGGCCAAGGAACTACTCGCACTGCATCGCCCCGGTGATCCGGTGGTGCTGCCGACGGTATGGGACGCCTGGTCGGCGAATCTCGCGGTCGAGGCCGGGTTCGCGGCGTTGACGATGGGCAGCCATCCGGTCGCGGATTCGGTGGGGCGCGCCGATGGCGAAGGGATGAGTTTCGACGAGCTGCTGGCGCGGGTGCGGCAGGTGACCGGCGCGGTCGACGTGCCGGTATCGGTGGACATCGAATCGGGCTACGGGCTGGAACCGGCGCAGCTGATCGAAGGGCTGCTGGGTGCGGGCGCGGTCGGGCTCAATATCGAAGACACCGTGCACGGCGAGGGCGGACGGCTGCGCGGCGCGGAGGAACACGCCGATTTCGTGCGCGGGTTGCGTCAGTTCGCCGACGCGGCCGGGGTGCACGTGGTCGTCAACGCGCGCACCGACCTGTTCCTGCGCAAGGTCGGCGAGGAGGCCGACCGGATGGACCGCGCCATCGAACGCCTGCGCCTGGCCGCCGACGCGGGCGCGGACGTGCTGTACCCGGTCGGCCGCCACTCCGATGCCGATATGCGCCGCTTGACCAGCGAACTTCCGCTGCCGGTCAACGCCATCGGGCTGCCCGCCGAGGCGGACAAGGTGCTGTTCGCCGATCAGGGTGTGGCCCGGATCAGCTTCGGCCCCTACCTGCAATACGCGCTCGCCGCCGAAGCGAAGCGGCTGCTCGCGCGCTGGGTCTGA
- the rsmI gene encoding 16S rRNA (cytidine(1402)-2'-O)-methyltransferase yields MSGRLVLAATPMGDIGDASQRLRDALATADVVAAEDTRRTRSLAKALGVEISGRVVSFYDHVETARIPALLEEIESGKTVLLVTDAGMPSVSDPGYRMVAACVEAELPVTCLPGPSAVTTALALSGLPVERFCFDGFPPRKSGQRREWLRTLVAESRACVFFEAPHRLADCMADAVEILGPDRRAAVCRELTKTYEEVVRGSLAELAAWAVDGARGEITVVIEGARPSTAEPADLVAEVEARVQEGVRLKEACAEIASTTGVSRKELYDAVLAARREIDA; encoded by the coding sequence GTGAGCGGCCGGCTGGTGCTGGCGGCGACACCGATGGGCGATATCGGTGACGCGTCCCAGCGGCTGCGCGACGCCCTGGCCACCGCCGACGTCGTCGCGGCCGAAGACACCCGCCGCACTCGATCGCTGGCCAAGGCGCTCGGCGTCGAGATCAGTGGGCGCGTGGTCAGCTTCTACGACCATGTGGAGACCGCGCGCATCCCCGCGCTGCTGGAGGAGATCGAGTCCGGCAAGACCGTCCTGCTGGTCACCGACGCCGGTATGCCATCGGTGAGCGATCCCGGATACCGCATGGTCGCCGCCTGCGTCGAGGCCGAGCTGCCGGTCACCTGCCTGCCCGGCCCGTCGGCGGTCACCACCGCGCTGGCACTGTCGGGGCTTCCGGTGGAGCGGTTCTGCTTCGACGGATTCCCGCCGCGCAAATCCGGGCAGCGCCGCGAATGGTTGCGCACCCTGGTCGCCGAATCCCGCGCCTGCGTGTTCTTCGAGGCCCCGCATCGGCTGGCCGACTGCATGGCCGACGCCGTCGAGATCCTCGGACCGGATCGCCGCGCCGCCGTCTGCCGGGAGCTGACCAAGACCTACGAGGAGGTCGTGCGCGGCAGCCTCGCGGAGCTGGCCGCCTGGGCCGTCGACGGTGCGCGCGGCGAGATCACCGTCGTCATCGAGGGCGCCCGGCCCAGCACCGCCGAACCCGCCGATCTGGTCGCCGAGGTCGAAGCGCGCGTGCAGGAAGGCGTTCGCCTGAAAGAGGCGTGCGCCGAGATCGCCTCCACCACCGGCGTTTCCCGCAAGGAGCTCTACGACGCGGTTCTGGCCGCGCGCCGGGAGATCGACGCCTGA
- a CDS encoding dolichyl-phosphate-mannose--protein mannosyltransferase produces MTQVTDQRSVAPSRPIRSWSSPAPLRPSPDFGPLDTARGWLVTAFLTALAAVTRFTMLNYPTDGGTPVFDEKHYAPQAYQILKGGGVEDNPAYGLVVHPPVGKQLIAFGEALFGYNGWGWRFSAALAGTVLVLLVIRIVRRMTRSTMIGAIAGLLLIADGVTFVSSRIGMLDIFLALFATAAFGCLIVDRDQVRERIARADAEGRIGDSPFGPRLGVRWWRFGAGVLLGLACGTKWSGLYFIAAFGLLSVFFDLAARRAYRVRRPWVGTALRDVGPALYALVLVPIGVYLATYWAWFASETGFSRWAVGNEVGRGGTFSFVPDALRSLWYYGAKVLEFHEELTNSAGNHHPWESKPWTWPMGLRPMLYYYADSGVTGCGQNQCVKAVMLVGTPAIWWIAFPVLAWALWRTIVRRDWRYAAVLTGYAAGLLPWFITLDRQMYFFYAVVLAPFLVMAVALVLGDILGPARRVPVPRGPTGTFVAAPPTERYRLGLLIVSLYLGLVIANFIWLWPILTAMPITPGNWQDHLWLPSWR; encoded by the coding sequence GTGACCCAGGTGACCGACCAGCGCTCCGTCGCGCCCTCTCGGCCGATACGTTCCTGGTCGAGCCCCGCGCCGCTGCGCCCCTCCCCCGATTTCGGGCCGCTGGACACCGCCCGTGGCTGGCTGGTGACGGCGTTCCTGACCGCGCTCGCGGCGGTGACCCGGTTCACCATGCTCAACTACCCCACCGATGGCGGCACCCCGGTCTTCGACGAGAAGCACTACGCGCCGCAGGCCTATCAGATCTTGAAAGGCGGCGGGGTCGAGGACAATCCCGCCTACGGCCTGGTGGTGCATCCGCCGGTCGGTAAGCAGCTGATCGCTTTCGGTGAGGCACTGTTCGGATACAACGGGTGGGGTTGGCGTTTTTCGGCCGCCTTGGCCGGCACCGTGCTGGTGCTGCTGGTGATCCGGATCGTGCGCCGGATGACGCGCTCGACCATGATCGGCGCGATCGCGGGCCTGCTGTTGATCGCCGACGGCGTCACCTTCGTCTCCTCGCGCATCGGCATGCTCGACATCTTCCTGGCGTTGTTCGCGACGGCCGCGTTCGGTTGCCTGATCGTCGACCGGGATCAGGTGCGCGAACGCATCGCCCGCGCCGACGCCGAGGGCCGCATCGGCGACAGCCCGTTCGGCCCGCGGCTCGGGGTGCGCTGGTGGCGGTTCGGCGCGGGCGTGCTGCTCGGCCTGGCCTGCGGCACCAAATGGTCGGGTCTGTACTTCATCGCCGCGTTCGGGCTACTGAGTGTGTTCTTCGACCTCGCCGCGCGGCGCGCCTACCGGGTGCGCAGGCCGTGGGTAGGCACCGCGCTGCGTGATGTCGGACCCGCGCTCTACGCGCTGGTGCTGGTCCCGATCGGGGTCTATCTGGCCACTTACTGGGCTTGGTTCGCCAGCGAGACCGGATTCAGCCGGTGGGCCGTCGGCAACGAGGTGGGCCGGGGCGGGACCTTCTCGTTCGTCCCCGACGCCCTGCGCTCGCTCTGGTATTACGGCGCCAAGGTGCTGGAATTCCATGAGGAACTGACCAATTCGGCCGGTAACCATCACCCCTGGGAGTCCAAGCCGTGGACCTGGCCGATGGGGCTGCGGCCGATGCTCTATTACTACGCCGACTCCGGCGTCACCGGCTGCGGCCAGAACCAGTGCGTGAAGGCCGTGATGCTGGTCGGTACGCCGGCCATCTGGTGGATCGCGTTCCCGGTGCTGGCGTGGGCGTTGTGGCGCACCATCGTGCGCCGCGACTGGCGCTACGCCGCGGTGCTCACCGGCTACGCCGCCGGTCTGCTGCCCTGGTTCATCACCCTGGACCGGCAGATGTATTTCTTCTACGCCGTGGTGCTGGCGCCGTTCCTGGTGATGGCGGTGGCGCTGGTACTCGGCGATATCCTCGGACCCGCCCGCCGGGTTCCGGTGCCGCGCGGGCCCACCGGCACCTTCGTGGCCGCGCCGCCGACCGAGCGCTACCGGCTCGGACTGCTCATCGTGAGCCTGTATCTGGGCCTGGTGATCGCGAACTTCATCTGGTTGTGGCCGATCCTGACGGCCATGCCCATCACGCCCGGCAACTGGCAGGACCACCTGTGGTTGCCCAGTTGGCGCTGA
- a CDS encoding GntR family transcriptional regulator, translating to MLEITVSHESAVPPYEQLRLGIVAQVRAGTLTAGTKIPTVRALAAQLGLAPNTVARAYRELEADGVLETRGRLGSFIASSGDPTRDQAGRAATEYVAAVRRLGLDDDAALRYVKAALES from the coding sequence ATGCTCGAAATCACCGTGTCGCACGAATCCGCCGTGCCGCCCTACGAACAGTTGCGGCTCGGCATCGTCGCCCAGGTGCGCGCGGGCACGCTGACGGCGGGCACCAAGATCCCCACCGTGCGCGCGCTGGCCGCCCAGCTCGGGCTCGCGCCGAACACCGTCGCCCGCGCCTACCGCGAACTGGAAGCCGACGGCGTGCTCGAAACCCGGGGCAGGCTCGGCTCGTTCATCGCCTCCTCCGGCGATCCCACCCGCGATCAGGCCGGCCGGGCCGCCACCGAATACGTGGCCGCGGTGCGCAGGCTCGGCCTCGACGACGACGCGGCGCTGCGCTACGTCAAGGCGGCGCTGGAGAGCTGA
- the arcA gene encoding arginine deiminase, with the protein MGTDAVPAGPGSGPIPGDGWDTDPGTEPTPAPRLAVTSEVGTLRTVLLHRPGNELRRLTPRNNDQLLFDGIPWVERAQQEHDTFAGVLRERGVEVLLLADLLAETLAVSGAARIQGISAAVDARRLGHSLADELAAHLRGVPARELAEILMAGMTFDELPFGPDHTSLVRRMHHGGDFVIDPLPNLLFTRDSSFWVGPRVAITALALPARMRETSLTDLVYAFHPRFLGVRRAYESHTAPIEGGDVLLLAPGVLAVGVGERTSPAGAEALARSLFDDNLAHTVLVVPIAQNRATMHLDTVCTMVDTDAVVMYSAVRETLAAFTIQRGDDYDHGGTVTMRGPDPFLPAAADAMGIGKLRVIDTGLDGVTAEREQWDDGNNTLALRPGVVIAYERNEMTNARLLDAGIEVLPIPGSELGSGRGGPRCLSCPLSRDDL; encoded by the coding sequence ATGGGAACAGATGCGGTACCGGCCGGCCCCGGCAGCGGCCCGATTCCCGGTGACGGATGGGACACCGACCCCGGCACCGAACCCACGCCCGCGCCGCGCCTGGCGGTGACCTCCGAGGTCGGCACCCTGCGCACGGTGCTGCTGCACCGCCCGGGCAACGAGCTGCGCAGGCTCACCCCGCGCAACAACGACCAACTGCTCTTCGACGGCATCCCGTGGGTCGAGCGGGCCCAGCAGGAACACGACACCTTCGCCGGGGTGCTGCGCGAGCGCGGAGTGGAGGTGCTGCTGCTGGCCGATCTGCTGGCCGAGACCCTCGCCGTCAGCGGGGCCGCGCGCATCCAGGGCATCTCCGCCGCCGTCGACGCCCGCAGGCTCGGCCACAGCCTGGCCGACGAACTCGCCGCCCATCTGCGTGGCGTGCCGGCCCGGGAGCTGGCCGAGATCCTCATGGCGGGCATGACCTTCGACGAACTGCCGTTTGGGCCCGATCACACCTCGCTGGTGCGCCGGATGCATCACGGCGGCGATTTCGTCATCGATCCGCTGCCGAATCTGCTGTTCACCCGCGACTCCTCGTTCTGGGTCGGCCCGCGGGTGGCGATCACCGCGCTGGCCCTGCCCGCCCGGATGCGCGAGACCTCGCTGACCGACCTCGTCTACGCCTTCCACCCGCGGTTCCTCGGCGTGCGCCGGGCCTATGAATCGCATACCGCGCCCATCGAAGGCGGCGATGTGCTGCTGCTCGCGCCCGGTGTGCTGGCCGTGGGCGTGGGCGAGCGCACCTCACCGGCCGGGGCGGAAGCCTTGGCGCGCAGCCTCTTCGACGACAACCTCGCCCACACCGTGCTGGTGGTGCCCATCGCGCAGAACCGCGCCACCATGCACCTGGACACCGTGTGCACCATGGTCGACACCGACGCGGTGGTCATGTACTCCGCGGTGCGGGAAACGCTGGCCGCGTTCACCATTCAGCGCGGCGACGACTACGACCACGGCGGCACCGTCACCATGCGCGGACCCGACCCGTTCCTGCCCGCGGCCGCCGACGCCATGGGCATCGGGAAACTGCGGGTGATCGACACCGGACTGGACGGCGTCACCGCCGAACGGGAACAGTGGGATGACGGCAACAACACCCTCGCCTTGCGGCCGGGTGTCGTGATCGCCTACGAACGCAATGAAATGACCAATGCCCGGCTGCTGGACGCCGGCATCGAGGTACTGCCCATCCCGGGATCCGAATTGGGTTCCGGCCGTGGCGGTCCGCGCTGCCTGTCGTGCCCGCTGTCCCGGGATGATCTGTGA